A stretch of candidate division WOR-3 bacterium DNA encodes these proteins:
- a CDS encoding chemotaxis protein CheA: protein MLEEYLPLFISETESFIRQLESELLNLEKEPQNRNAILEVFRILHTIKGMAQTMGFEELGRLSHLAEDLLSEPKRKGEIEKQLIEFLFSVVDYFTKFLRALKDNDKLPSADELCKICEDIKEGKRVEFERPSMLRFETGEIKIKMAKIDSLFNLTNELLILKSRLLKLSSEIANRELQFLIESMGRFITALQDEVMRLRMLPLSTVFDFFPRWLRDEAKKQNKEVEFVVKGAELEVDRSIIDVLREPILHLLRNALDHGIEQKGKIMLEAYRERQQIKIIVADTGRGIDPDEIRKIAVEKGLVDEDAARKLTTEEVYKFLLRSDFSTKREVSAVSGRGVGLDIVNSCVKELGGRLEIKSQKGKGSEFIMELPISLAVLRTFILRLDGQRFALPLSYVRETFYIDDRNIQTVHGHELIKLRNSILPLVRVNEKLGGFSKPGRKSVVVVEYEGKRRGFIVDEILGEEEMVVKKIDKLLPATLYSGCAIYGDGKPILILDPRGLND from the coding sequence ATGCTTGAGGAATATTTACCACTTTTTATTAGTGAAACCGAGTCATTCATAAGGCAACTGGAGAGTGAGTTGTTAAATCTCGAAAAGGAACCCCAAAATCGCAATGCAATTTTGGAGGTTTTTCGGATTCTACATACTATTAAGGGCATGGCGCAGACGATGGGTTTTGAGGAGTTGGGTCGATTGAGCCACCTGGCTGAGGATTTGCTCTCCGAACCGAAAAGAAAGGGGGAAATTGAAAAGCAACTTATTGAATTTCTTTTCAGCGTTGTTGATTATTTCACTAAATTTTTAAGGGCACTAAAAGATAATGATAAACTACCTTCGGCTGATGAATTATGTAAAATTTGTGAGGATATTAAAGAAGGCAAGAGAGTGGAGTTTGAACGTCCCTCCATGTTGAGGTTTGAGACGGGCGAAATTAAGATAAAAATGGCGAAGATAGATAGTTTGTTTAATCTCACCAATGAATTGCTCATTTTAAAATCAAGGCTTTTAAAATTGAGTTCGGAAATAGCCAACAGGGAACTTCAGTTTCTGATCGAAAGTATGGGAAGGTTTATCACTGCCCTTCAGGATGAGGTCATGCGTCTGCGGATGCTCCCGCTATCTACAGTTTTTGACTTTTTCCCGCGCTGGTTAAGGGACGAGGCTAAAAAACAGAATAAAGAAGTGGAGTTCGTGGTAAAAGGAGCTGAACTGGAGGTGGACCGCTCAATTATTGATGTTTTACGTGAGCCCATACTCCATTTACTGCGTAATGCCCTTGACCACGGTATTGAACAAAAAGGTAAGATAATGTTAGAGGCTTACCGGGAGAGGCAGCAAATAAAAATAATTGTAGCAGATACCGGCCGAGGAATTGATCCTGATGAGATAAGAAAAATTGCGGTGGAGAAGGGGTTAGTAGATGAAGATGCCGCTCGAAAGTTGACCACTGAGGAGGTTTATAAATTCTTACTAAGGAGTGATTTCTCCACAAAAAGAGAAGTTTCGGCCGTTTCCGGCCGGGGAGTGGGGCTTGACATTGTTAATTCTTGCGTTAAAGAGCTGGGTGGTCGACTTGAGATAAAATCCCAAAAGGGGAAAGGTTCAGAGTTTATCATGGAACTTCCCATCAGCCTGGCCGTGCTCCGGACCTTTATCCTGCGCTTAGATGGACAGCGGTTTGCCTTACCCTTAAGCTATGTCCGGGAAACTTTCTACATTGATGACCGCAATATTCAAACGGTCCATGGACATGAACTTATCAAATTGAGGAATAGTATTCTTCCCTTAGTCCGAGTGAATGAAAAATTGGGGGGTTTTTCAAAACCAGGGAGGAAATCAGTGGTTGTGGTGGAATATGAGGGTAAAAGACGCGGCTTTATTGTTGATGAAATCTTAGGGGAGGAAGAGATGGTGGTTAAAAAAATTGATAAATTGCTTCCGGCAACGCTGTATTCAGGATGTGCTATTTATGGGGATGGTAAACCAATTTTGATTCTCGATCCCAGGGGGTTAAATGATTGA
- a CDS encoding response regulator yields the protein MRILVVDDAMFMRRMLTDILEKGGHTVCGEAATGKEAVERYKELKPDLVTMDIIMPDMSGIEAVKEIKKIDPKAKILMVSAMGQQALVLEAVQAGAIDYVVKPFQPSRVLESIERIMKK from the coding sequence ATGAGAATTCTGGTGGTTGACGACGCAATGTTCATGCGTCGAATGCTCACCGATATTTTAGAAAAGGGTGGGCATACAGTTTGTGGAGAAGCAGCCACAGGTAAGGAAGCAGTGGAAAGGTATAAGGAACTAAAACCAGACCTGGTAACAATGGATATCATCATGCCGGATATGAGTGGTATTGAGGCGGTTAAAGAAATCAAAAAAATCGATCCCAAGGCAAAGATTTTGATGGTTTCAGCTATGGGTCAACAGGCACTTGTCCTGGAGGCAGTTCAAGCCGGGGCAATTGACTATGTTGTGAAGCCATTCCAACCTTCTCGGGTGTTGGAGTCTATAGAAAGAATCATGAAGAAGTAA
- a CDS encoding chemotaxis protein CheW encodes METLIIFKIGDELVGIDIRKVREVTELPPFVPVPHAPNFILGLANIRGEIVPIISLRQRLGITGEEQSNMILVIEEGERIAGLRVDGLWGTKKIDSHLINRNSELLVTRKERDFFVGAYEGEEKPILILNLSRVIAREE; translated from the coding sequence ATGGAAACATTGATAATTTTTAAGATTGGTGATGAATTAGTGGGGATAGATATCAGAAAAGTCCGTGAAGTAACGGAACTACCCCCGTTTGTTCCTGTCCCTCATGCTCCTAACTTTATTCTGGGATTGGCAAACATCAGGGGGGAAATTGTTCCGATTATTTCGCTACGTCAACGTCTAGGAATTACAGGTGAAGAACAATCGAATATGATTCTGGTGATTGAGGAAGGAGAGCGGATTGCCGGTCTGAGGGTGGATGGACTGTGGGGTACCAAAAAGATAGATAGCCATTTGATTAATCGGAATTCAGAGTTGCTTGTCACCCGAAAGGAAAGAGATTTTTTCGTTGGTGCGTATGAAGGTGAGGAAAAGCCGATTTTGATTCTAAACCTCTCCCGGGTTATCGCCAGGGAAGAATAG
- a CDS encoding ABC transporter substrate-binding protein — protein MASMLRDTIIERLKPLFVQYDTYFQNFLTTGQQIENSLQTNSELLTEIKQKFNNLSATIELVIEGVDVFDSEIKKMNDLLKRSIENFKESVTVSEKINLDLNNIIFTLNKIQERIGHLVEIIQNINLISETIEVTSRNAGITAFHAGQEGRGFEVIAREMTDLVRNAHLPMQLIPEISSELLKNIGELNQDIQKIQSLILYLKEIADKFLNINNELLTFIPYLENAIRDVSNSAAIQKELQIGLQKESERLPGYLEDIYQIIRTASVTELSLGAFFQHLNNTKNLLISSDNDQNFASLFFILRNILLYEPRMEGTERLLGRTLKTFDLHFSERLILQFVSEAKHLNETINMIGEKMKSWRKTHNFAHETLARAKVFYQDVSELLGLLTNKSSRLKSIVNKVDKPLTELKHVTDRARLLGLYASIESARSGKYAETLGVVTGEIKTLSHQSSEFVQSIDSVLAQLEKDINYLITFFIKTASDVELGFNALGIATEAINESNSTLDNLATLSQEMFSTTSEMITKCGMLGEYYRNFEKEYQKINEYFSSYDTIIQSGEKLAHEIRGLIEDFKKEVSVITTEKKRIVLRTTEDPITFDPAIKTDTTSHQVIEQVFTGLYTFDSLNHIIPAVAYSFSVSEDGRVWDFYLKKGVKFHDGQEVQAQDVIFSLNRVKKGPNANFIEYLSDMIIVDPYHVRFVLKFSYIPFLANLACGVCDIVPSNFNPDKPVGCGPYKLVHYERQKEIIFEAFDDFFDGRPPISECIIKIVPDDREALELFKSGELSILNLTVDMLQEFSPEEIYAGPVLSTHYLAINFSRISPFFDLNVRKAMNYALDREYYCRSLLRGKAIPAHGVYPPGLPGYNSKLAGYPYDLKKARELMREAGFVNGIHEEFILDIRAGSETIKRAEFIKESFAKIGIKLKINALPWEEFLNKTYSGNSLMSLRGWVSDNGDPDNFVYTLFHSKNFGASGNTSFYANEELDQMIEAARSEQNLRRRLELYQKIENFIVDNALWVFISHGVDCYAVQKNIKGFVVDPFGLVRFRNLVGI, from the coding sequence ATGGCGAGCATGTTGAGAGATACAATAATCGAACGCCTAAAACCTTTATTCGTGCAGTATGATACTTATTTTCAAAATTTTCTCACTACTGGGCAGCAGATCGAAAATAGCCTTCAGACCAATTCCGAGTTGTTGACCGAGATAAAACAGAAGTTTAACAATCTCTCGGCAACGATTGAATTGGTGATCGAGGGAGTGGATGTTTTTGACTCCGAAATCAAAAAAATGAATGACCTTTTAAAAAGGAGTATAGAAAATTTTAAGGAATCGGTTACAGTATCGGAAAAAATTAATCTTGATCTGAATAATATTATCTTCACTTTAAATAAAATTCAGGAACGAATAGGTCACCTGGTGGAAATTATTCAAAACATAAACCTCATTTCTGAAACTATTGAGGTTACCTCAAGGAATGCCGGGATAACTGCTTTTCATGCAGGACAAGAAGGAAGAGGATTCGAGGTTATCGCTCGCGAGATGACCGATTTAGTCCGTAATGCTCATCTGCCTATGCAACTTATTCCAGAGATCTCCAGTGAGTTACTAAAGAATATCGGTGAATTAAACCAGGACATTCAAAAAATTCAAAGTTTAATTTTATACTTGAAAGAAATCGCAGACAAATTTTTAAATATCAATAATGAATTATTAACCTTCATTCCTTATCTGGAAAACGCAATTAGAGATGTTTCTAATAGTGCCGCAATACAAAAGGAACTGCAAATCGGTTTACAGAAAGAGAGTGAAAGGTTACCTGGTTATCTTGAAGACATTTACCAAATTATTCGGACTGCCTCGGTTACTGAATTGTCATTGGGTGCATTTTTTCAACATCTCAATAACACAAAAAATTTGTTAATTTCCAGTGACAACGACCAGAATTTTGCCTCGCTTTTTTTCATCTTAAGAAATATTCTATTGTATGAACCGAGAATGGAGGGCACGGAACGCCTGCTGGGTAGAACGCTAAAAACATTTGACCTGCACTTTTCAGAGAGATTGATATTACAATTTGTTTCGGAGGCGAAACATCTTAACGAAACAATTAACATGATCGGAGAAAAGATGAAGTCATGGCGTAAGACTCATAATTTTGCACACGAAACATTAGCGCGAGCCAAAGTTTTTTACCAGGACGTGAGCGAATTACTTGGTTTGTTAACAAATAAGTCCAGCCGACTGAAAAGTATTGTAAATAAAGTCGATAAACCACTCACTGAATTGAAACATGTAACGGATCGGGCTCGCCTCTTAGGTTTATACGCGAGTATTGAGAGTGCACGGAGTGGCAAATATGCCGAAACTCTCGGGGTAGTGACTGGGGAAATAAAAACGCTTTCCCATCAGTCCTCTGAATTTGTTCAGAGTATTGATAGTGTTTTGGCACAATTGGAAAAAGATATCAATTATCTTATAACATTTTTTATAAAAACTGCAAGTGATGTGGAACTTGGTTTCAATGCTTTGGGGATTGCGACCGAAGCAATTAATGAGAGTAACAGCACTCTTGATAACCTTGCCACCTTATCCCAGGAGATGTTTTCTACAACTTCAGAAATGATTACCAAATGTGGCATGCTGGGTGAATATTATCGTAACTTTGAAAAAGAATACCAGAAGATAAATGAATATTTTTCTTCTTATGATACGATTATCCAATCTGGAGAGAAACTCGCACATGAAATTAGAGGGCTTATTGAAGATTTCAAGAAAGAGGTATCGGTGATTACCACCGAAAAAAAACGTATCGTCTTGCGGACCACTGAAGATCCCATCACTTTTGACCCGGCGATTAAAACCGACACCACCAGCCATCAGGTGATTGAACAAGTTTTTACCGGCCTTTACACTTTTGATTCACTAAATCATATCATTCCGGCAGTGGCTTATTCATTTTCGGTATCGGAAGATGGTAGGGTTTGGGATTTTTATCTAAAAAAGGGAGTTAAATTTCATGATGGGCAGGAGGTTCAAGCCCAGGATGTTATTTTTTCGTTGAATCGAGTAAAAAAGGGTCCTAACGCCAATTTCATTGAGTATCTTTCCGATATGATAATAGTAGACCCATATCATGTCCGGTTTGTGTTGAAATTCTCTTATATTCCTTTTCTTGCTAACCTGGCTTGTGGCGTCTGTGATATAGTGCCATCAAACTTTAACCCGGATAAGCCGGTAGGTTGTGGACCTTATAAGCTGGTACATTATGAACGGCAGAAAGAAATAATTTTTGAAGCCTTTGATGATTTTTTTGACGGTCGACCACCAATTTCTGAATGCATCATAAAAATTGTTCCCGATGACAGAGAGGCCCTGGAATTATTTAAAAGTGGCGAATTATCAATTTTGAATTTGACGGTTGATATGCTACAAGAGTTTTCTCCGGAGGAAATTTATGCTGGACCAGTACTATCTACCCACTATCTTGCTATTAATTTTTCCCGAATTTCGCCCTTTTTTGATTTAAATGTGCGAAAGGCAATGAATTATGCACTTGATCGGGAATATTATTGTCGCTCATTACTCAGAGGCAAAGCAATACCCGCCCATGGTGTTTATCCCCCGGGTTTACCCGGGTACAATAGCAAATTGGCCGGCTACCCATATGATCTTAAAAAAGCCCGGGAATTGATGCGAGAGGCAGGTTTTGTTAATGGTATCCACGAGGAATTTATCCTTGATATAAGGGCAGGTTCCGAGACGATCAAACGAGCCGAGTTTATTAAAGAATCTTTCGCGAAAATCGGTATCAAGCTAAAGATAAATGCATTACCATGGGAGGAGTTTCTAAATAAGACTTACAGTGGGAACAGCCTTATGAGTCTGAGGGGATGGGTTTCAGATAACGGTGATCCTGATAACTTCGTTTATACGCTTTTTCATTCCAAAAATTTTGGAGCAAGCGGCAATACTTCCTTTTATGCCAACGAGGAACTCGACCAAATGATTGAAGCAGCAAGATCAGAACAGAATTTACGCCGGCGGCTGGAGCTTTACCAGAAGATAGAAAATTTTATTGTTGATAATGCGCTCTGGGTTTTCATATCCCATGGTGTTGATTGTTATGCGGTGCAGAAGAATATAAAGGGGTTTGTCGTTGACCCTTTTGGATTGGTCCGTTTTAGAAACCTTGTAGGCATATAA
- a CDS encoding DMT family transporter codes for MSKYYGEIAAIGTSFCWSFGSIFFTLASRLSGANTVNRIRLLLGMLFLLLTHWVLSGNLIPQNAMHCHWVWFGLSGIIGFAIGDTFLFQGYVLIGPRLTMLLMSLAPVFGMLLGWLALGEVLTLKDVVGIIVTILGIGIVLYAKKNSDVKIKSYLRGILCGLAAALCQSLGYFLSKKGLLCNNLQPLAGNLIRVTAGTLFIWVVALFQGKLIETIQGAKNNNAICLMLAGAFFGPFLGVWLSLVAIQHAYIGIASTLMALPPIILIPLSYWIFKERITRTNVIGTLIAILGVGLIFIK; via the coding sequence ATGTCGAAATATTACGGGGAAATTGCTGCCATAGGTACATCTTTTTGTTGGTCATTTGGTTCAATATTCTTTACCTTAGCCTCACGGCTCAGCGGTGCCAATACTGTTAACCGGATACGACTTTTATTAGGTATGCTATTTTTGCTGTTAACTCATTGGGTACTTTCGGGAAATTTAATTCCTCAAAATGCTATGCATTGTCATTGGGTTTGGTTTGGTCTCTCAGGAATAATTGGTTTTGCCATCGGGGATACATTTTTGTTTCAGGGCTATGTTTTAATTGGCCCACGCCTGACGATGTTGTTAATGTCACTGGCACCTGTATTTGGAATGTTATTGGGTTGGTTAGCATTGGGTGAGGTTTTGACACTTAAGGACGTGGTTGGTATTATTGTCACTATTTTGGGCATTGGCATTGTTCTTTATGCTAAGAAGAATTCTGATGTTAAAATAAAAAGTTATTTGCGCGGCATATTATGTGGTTTAGCAGCTGCACTATGTCAATCCCTAGGATATTTTTTATCAAAAAAAGGACTTTTATGCAATAATTTGCAACCGCTCGCGGGTAATTTGATCAGGGTGACAGCCGGCACTCTTTTTATCTGGGTGGTAGCATTATTTCAAGGCAAATTGATTGAAACGATTCAGGGAGCAAAAAATAATAACGCAATCTGTTTAATGTTGGCTGGTGCATTTTTTGGTCCATTTTTAGGGGTTTGGCTTTCGCTTGTTGCTATTCAGCACGCTTACATCGGGATTGCTTCAACTTTGATGGCCTTACCACCGATAATTTTAATCCCCCTTTCTTATTGGATATTTAAGGAGAGAATTACTCGCACTAATGTAATCGGAACACTAATTGCTATTTTGGGGGTGGGTTTAATTTTTATCAAGTAG
- a CDS encoding GTPase, whose product MPANLPPQYFEVEKKYREAKTLQEKLFYLQELLAIIPKHKGTEKLQGELRAKISKTRELMEKSKKSTGTTAWYQVERQGAGQVLLVGLPNSGKSALLNLLARTNVEVAPYPFTTTTFQVGMMEYEDIKIQIVDSPPVSENAPAWLYAAFRFADLLLIILDAADDNLLEQMEIIKRELEVRNIYIEKENPDAKKCLILLNKIDINKAEGNSEIFLEFYGNKFNILKISTKTGLNIETLKQQIFRNLNIIRVYTKKIGQPPVKKDPIVLKIGATVIDAAEYIHKDFKKNLKFTRLWNDRGFNGQRVEKNYILQDGDIVEFHV is encoded by the coding sequence ATGCCCGCAAATTTACCACCTCAATACTTTGAAGTTGAGAAGAAATATCGGGAGGCAAAAACTCTACAGGAGAAACTTTTTTATCTTCAAGAATTACTAGCCATAATTCCCAAACACAAAGGTACCGAGAAACTCCAAGGGGAATTAAGAGCAAAAATCTCCAAAACTAGGGAGTTGATGGAAAAAAGCAAGAAATCCACAGGTACTACCGCTTGGTACCAAGTAGAAAGACAGGGTGCAGGGCAGGTTTTGCTGGTCGGACTGCCTAATTCTGGTAAATCAGCACTTTTAAACCTTCTTGCCCGGACTAATGTTGAAGTGGCACCCTATCCATTTACCACCACCACCTTTCAGGTAGGCATGATGGAATACGAAGATATCAAAATTCAAATCGTGGATTCTCCCCCAGTTTCCGAAAATGCGCCAGCCTGGTTATACGCTGCATTCCGATTTGCAGATTTGCTTTTGATAATTCTCGATGCTGCTGATGATAATCTTTTAGAGCAGATGGAAATCATAAAAAGAGAACTGGAAGTTAGAAACATTTACATAGAAAAAGAAAATCCAGATGCTAAAAAGTGTTTAATTTTATTAAACAAAATAGATATAAACAAAGCGGAAGGAAATAGCGAAATCTTTCTGGAGTTTTATGGCAATAAATTTAATATTCTCAAGATTTCAACAAAAACGGGGTTAAATATCGAAACCTTAAAACAGCAGATATTTAGAAATTTAAATATCATTCGCGTTTATACCAAGAAAATTGGTCAGCCTCCAGTTAAAAAAGATCCAATTGTTCTAAAAATTGGTGCGACGGTGATTGATGCTGCTGAATACATTCATAAAGATTTCAAAAAAAATTTAAAGTTCACCCGATTATGGAATGACCGTGGTTTTAACGGGCAACGCGTTGAGAAAAATTATATCCTCCAAGATGGTGATATCGTGGAATTTCATGTATAA